ATCAAGAAGTTAGTTTTGAGAGCACAGGCTTATCCAATTTCCATGGAGTTTTCCACAGACACTTCATGACAATGCCCTACAGCATGAAGAAGGACACCGAGATTATTGCAAGAAATGGAGgaccaggtgtggcggctcatgcctataatcccaaggctttgggaggtcaagatgggaggaaTGCTttaggccagaagtttgagaccagcctaagaaACATGGaggcaaaacattaaaaaaaaattagccaggttaagtggtgcatgcctgtagtcccagctactcaggaggctgaggcacgagaattgcttgagcccaggaggttgaggctgtggtgagctatgactgtgccaatgcactccagcctgggtgacagcaagactgtgtctctgaaaattaaaaaagaaaacaaagaacaacaacaaacaaaaaaaggaatggcTCAACCCATCTTCTATATAGTTACATATGGTCCAGACAAGCGTGCATCAAAGTTAAATGTTTCCTTTACAGTAAAATACATTCTTCAAAATAGAGTAGTTTGAAGATGAGATCTTTAAATttgtagagatgatttaaagtaaatATGCCTCATGTTACTACATTGGCAGGAGTGTTTTGAAACCAGTACAACAAGGGGTACCAGCCCTCCAAAGCCATGCTGGTTATGTATAGCAGGCTGATGGTCCTGGTGTCCCTGCTAAAGGTACACTGCCCCTGAGCCAGGGAACAGCACTTCTGTACAACTGGACACACGCTGGGAAGTCACTGCCTCCAATGCTTCACGAAAGACACATTTTGCTGTTTTAGCACATACCAGAAAACCAACTTTATATGATTGCAAgatatgaaaaacataaatagcCTTGGCTTTGTAAGTTCCCAATGGTAtggaaaatttcataaaatttttagaaaatgctaTTGTCAAAGATGCATActgacctatttttttttttttttttttttttagatggagtctttctctgttgcccaggctggagagcaatggcatgatctcagctcactacaacctctgcctcctgggttcaagcaattctcccacctcagcctcccaagtagccgggactacgggcacccaccatcacccctggctaatttttgtatttttagtagagatggggttataccatgttggccacgctggtcttgaactcctgacctcaagtgatccacccacctcagcctcccaaagtgctgggattacaggcgtgagccaccgcacccggccctgatgtatttttgggtgaaatgacagaTGCCTCAGATGTTTTCAAGTACTATATATAGCATGAAAACGCTGggtaaagataaagaaaacaagatgGCAAAATGTAGGCAATTGTTAAAGCTGGCTGATATAGTGGTTCATTAGgctatttttctctatatttgtgtatatttgaaaatcttcattataaaaaatttataagtATATAAAGGGAGAATCTGgggggggccaggcatggtggctcatgcctgtaatcccagcattttgggaggctgaggtgggaagatcccttgaggccaggagtttgagaccagcctgggcaacacagtgagaccctgtctctacaaaaaataaaataaagaaaaaagaaagaaagaaagaaagaaaaagaacaaaaaatgagGGGGAAATATGAAGGGAAAAAAGTACATAAATgctcttttaaatgaaaaaacagattCCCTAACCACATTATTTTCTATCAGTAGGTAGTGTTTCCTAACCTTTGAGGCTGGTGACCAACAACTTGGGTCACTTGTCCTACTGAAAGTGGTAGATCTTGTGTTCTTAGATAAATTCCTCTAAAATTCTAAAACAAccctttaaagaaataaatacaataggGAAGTAACCAAGTCAACAAGTGGAACAAACTCAGATTGTAAGTACATGAGTAGTTAGATGGATCAGGAAAGAGGTGCTTCACAAATGGCaccacaaaacattaaaaattcacgggttttttttaaagcacctcTAATTTGCCtctccaaaaacataaaaagatgacAGAAAATAAGGAAACATCATCTGCTGTGTCACAGTACAAATTACAGATCATTTAGGTTTCTAATTTTAGCATCAGATTCTTTAAATACTATTATTGATCTGCTAGGAATCAATGTTCTTGAATTCAGCAAGTCTTATACAAGCCACAAGTAATGTTTTCAACAAAACCATTACAGATTCCCAAATTGTGATGTTCTCATTTTTACTTAAATGCTGGactgtaaaagaataaattacGATCTCCAGTTTAAATGGTCTTTATAATCTTTTTCTAGGAAGACGGAATAATTACTTTCCTAGAAATCTAAATTAAGAGCTTCCTGAAAACTTAATGAGTTACGGGAAATAGAAACATAACATTTATTACTAGCCTGAACAATACCGAATTATCTCCCCTCCTCATTCTCCCTAAAGGCAAAGCCTGATTAAGAACCACCATGGTTTGGTTCTCCAGCAACTTTTATTGGTCAAAGGATGCAGAAGGATATATGGTGTCTGTGGGTTAATTAACAGGATCGTTTATAAAACAACTttacatttatcttatttttaaaattcttgcttTTGAATAAGCTGATGTGTTAGAATAGACATGCTCCTATCCCATGCAAAAAGCTGTTCAAAAATGAGCAGCTTGCAAATCTATCATAAATGAGACATTGAATAAAACATTCTTACAGTGAGGTCTAAGAAGTAGTTCAGTCTGAGAATTTGCTTCAGatactttttgaaataaaatattcaaggcataaaaaaagcaaaactcaaaaTATCTAAAACAGATACATACTGGTATTTTTATCCTAGTTACTTCCCAGagtttttgtgtgtctctgtgctCTGCTgattaaaataaacaacaaaagcagtagGCATCTTCTAACTAAAAGTTAATTTACTAGTCTTCAACTAAAAAGTCACAGTGGAAGAACATATATAAGGTGAAGAAAGCTTTTTAACCTTTCAGACTTAAATAATACTGTATTTCAACTTTAAAGAAAGGTTCCACCATATATTTTTtgcactgacattttaaaatataagaacaaGTCTTTGTAATACAATATATACTTCAATATACCCAATATAccttaaatgaattaaaaacatgtCAACTTGATAACTGTAGTAAGGCATTTAAGTATTCAGCAGAAGCCATAAAGAAATTTCTTAATGAGTGGTGTCCTTTTCATATTAACTGGATTTAGCAGGTTTCCTTAAAATGAACAGGAAACAAAAGATATGAAAAACAGGCAGTGATGCCATTCTACTGAATTCCAGAAAAAGCACAGTACAAACAATGTGTTTTCTAGCAGGGAGACCAGACAGACCAGCAAACTGGAAATGGATGAGCGGCCCCAGCTTGCATGGTCTATTGTATTTTATCCACCGCTGAGAGAAGTGTTAGTAGCCCGGTAGGTTTGCGTAAAGGTACCAGAATCCTTAGTGCTAGTCTCATAGCCTAAAACAGAGCAGGTACTCCAGATATACTTCCTGAACTGACCTGGATGAAGAGGCTTTAAAATCAACAGAGCTGGACAGTATAAAGTTCACGGAAAAactccatttttcattttattgtttttggtaTGTTAGTGAATGTCTACTGATCTAGTATTTCAAGTGTGGATCACGTAAACACCATGTAGAATGTAGTAAACAGAATTAAATAAGAAACACACTGGCTATCAATGCCAGAGTCTTTGAATATCAGGTCATAAATATAACCAATTGTGCAATATAACCAACATGATGAGAAGAGCACACCTCACAACTGACAATTTTAGTtcatatgattaaaaaaaataaaatctgaaactgCATTTAGTGCCACATTCTATCATATCATACATCAGATTCCATGCTGCGGAGCCGCACTGGGCTACAGGACATACAGTACATAGCATGTTTATAGCATGTTTATAGCATGTTTTAAACCGAAAGTGAAAGGGAaaatatgaaacagaaaatttttaCATACACATCTAACGGTGTTGTCCATTTAATTCGATTTATATGATTTGCTGTGCCACTTTGACCAGCTTGCAGAACACCCCAAATTCTCTTTTCCCCATAAAGATCTACTTCCATATAGAGTAGAAAAGGATGGTGGTAAAAAAACTTCAGGTTCTTCAGGTTCCAACGATTGTGTCCCAAATGCCACTGTATGAACacctaaaaaataataagaacaatGTCAAAATCTGCACAATTATAAATGCAAAAGTAAATACAGCTTAAAGCCTAAAAGAGAATTTGTGAATATCTCGTCTTTCAATACTTGTCTGTGTCTACTACATGATGTCGACTATAAATAAAATGTCCACTGTGGTaaatgggaaaaaagaagaagcttTAAAAAGTTCAAGGGAGACATTTGTCAATTTCATAAATGGGTCtcctgttttagcaaaaggcacATTCCTTTAGACCTCAATCAATCCAGGAAAGGCTCCTCACTGACATAAGGAATCAGGATATCTCACCCTCTCCCGTCAACCACCACctgcccttcctttctttctgaacAAGAACATGAGAATTTCCTATAGGGTGTAAATTCTTTCAGTTAGAACATCCAACTTTAACTTATGGGATagtctccttctctttttttttttttttcctgagactgtctcactttatcacccaggctggagtgcagtggtgcgatcttggcttactgcaacctctgcctcccaggctcaagcaattctcctaagtttcatgagtagctgggactacaggtgcatgccactatgcctggctaattttttgtattttgtagagatggtgtttcaccatgatgcctaggctggtctcaaactcctgaactaaAGCGactggcccacctcagcctcccacagtgctggaattagagcCACTGGACCTGGCTGGGATCCTCTCTTTTTCATACTGCAGCTTCCCAAAGCTTTCACAGGCCTCTGCACTTCAGCTTGTCAGGAACTCAGGGCAGTGAGGTGTCCGAACCCACCTGTGCGCTCTCCCATGGCTCCTAACAACCACACTCCTGAGCATTCGGGGCCTGTGCGCGCCGCGGTGACCTCAGCTGTCTCAAGGCAGCATCTCCGTACTGAATACCCGAGCCCATTCTTTCTGGGTCCAGCTCACCTAAGGACCAAGcaagtcttctttaaaaaaaagttttatgtttcTGAGATCccaaaaatagattaaaaaaaaaaaaaaaaaaaaaaagcaaagtacgGAACCCTGTGTATATATCCCACCACTctgaataaagaggaaaaaacaatttACATGTTTGCTTGCACTGGCACAAAACGTCTCTAGCACGATACATAAGGAACGGCTGATTCGGAGGAGTTCTAGATGGCCGGGGACAGGAGGGGGTGGTAACAGCAGGACTTTCCACTGCATACTCTTTTATACTTCTTGAATTTCAAATTatgtgaatatattatttatataaaataatttaaaattaaattacaaagaTACAATTTTTCACTTATCGGATGGGCCAAAAGTCCAAGTATGATGATACTACACACTGTGGACGTGGCTTTAGTGAAATAAGCCCATCACTAGGAGAAAATGTGACCACCTCTACACCAAGATCCCAAATGCTTATGTtctctgacccagcaattccacttctgcgTATCTGTCTGACACACAGACTCatgcacatgaaaaaaaaatatatatatatatatatataaaagtatttacTGTAACATTACTTATAATAGCAAAATACTGgcaacaacccagatgtccaaaGTAGACTGGCTACATAAATTATGGCAACACATACGTGAAATATAGGTTGAGTGGTCCTTATCCAAAATACTTGAAACcagaagtattttggattttttcagattttgaaatatttccattATACTTACCAgttcagcatccctaatctgaaaatctgaaatttgaagtgctccaatgagcatttcagTGGCAATGTTGGCAattaaaaagtttcagattttggaacattttggattagggatactcaacccatgttatatattacacacacacattatgtaTGAcattatgtgttatatatatgtacattaggTATATGTATATACGGGAACTATACGCTGATTTGTCATGATTTATAGGTTATATAACAGTAAGTAAAAAAGCAAGGCGTGGTAGTCTatcatatattttgtataaaaaaagggaagaaaacaatggTTTTTGAATGTAttacccattaaaaaaaataaaaagtactgcTGAAGAATCCTAATTTATacccttattttttttaacctagagGTACTTATGATTTTGATgatctcagaaaaaaacacatcTTGAAGACTGTATATGAGTTGCTCTATCTGATGTATTCAGGGATACAATATTAAAATAGCAAGGTCATGTAAATACAACCTCATGCTGAGCTTAGTAATACTCAACAGCAAGCCAACTGTAATGTTTATGTTACAGAGTCTTGGTTTTTGTACCAagcttagtaatttttttttctttctgataaaaaaaaatacaaaaggatgACGCATCCACTTCTGTTGAAACCCAGCCCTTCCAACTGGGCCCgactctcctccttcctcctttacCTAGCACCCTCCTTCTTCCCTGCCCTCTCCTTGCCCATTCTTCTCTCCGTTCCCCCTTTTTAAACATGCTGCAATTTCTCCCATCACCCACACCCCTGACTTTAAATTAACCCTTTGCACCCTACAGTGCCAGCCTGCGCTTCCTCAGGAGAGGAGTGGACACTCTGCTTGCTCACTTCCTACTTCTTCCTGACGGATGGCCAGCCATCTTCTACCTTCATAATTCTGCTGAAACTGTTCTTGATCAAATTGATCACTGACTTTCTATTCCCTATCCCAATGTGTGTTTTTCAGCTCAGTCTTAGCTTATGAGGCTTCCCTCTGTTACTATTCATTATGTACTGAACACTCCTTTGATTTACTTATAATTAGGGCTTAAGTGACACCCACATTCCCttgattttcttcacatatttctgaccatttcctttttcatcttttttgtagATTCCTCTTCCCCTGCTCATCCTTCATCTCCAGGGTTCTGTTGATCACTGCTCTCCTTAAACACTGTTCTCTGGATGATCACATTGCTTCCACAGTTTTAGCTGTTCCTATATATTGATGGTTCCCAAATTTATACTGCCAGCCAGGAACTCTTCCCCAAGCTTACTAGATAACTCCATGTGCATGTCCCAGTGTCACCACAAAGGCTGCACATTCGCAACAGAGCCATCTTTATTCCCTCACACTCCCTGCTTCTCCTCTGGCTCCACCGCATCTCTGTCCAGAGACCCCAGTGTGACAGCTGTGAGTCATCCTTGGTTCCTCCTCCCCTGCTGGCCCCTCCTGCTCACCCTGTCCCACCTAAGAACCAGTTGTCCTGTTCCACTATTGGACATATGAGTCATAAGATGCTACTGCCTAAATATATCTTagatccatctctctctctccatctctgcttCCATATCCTTGTTAAAGCATTAATCAGTCATTTCTTACTAGGATTACTCAAAAATGCCTTATAACTGGTATCCTGGCCTCCAACCCTGTCCTCTCTTCAGTCTGTTTTCAACATAACTCCCTACATACATGACTTATCTCAGGTCACAACCCGATCACATCACCCACCTGCTGACAACCCACCAcctacagcagtggttctcaaccttggatGAACATTAGAACCGCATGAGTGAACATTTAAAAACGCTGATGCCTCGACCATACTTCAGCCCAATTAATTCAGCGTCTCCAGAGGCAGAGCCTGGGATTAGAACTTTTAATGCATCTCAGTGACTCCAGTGCTCATCCAGGGTTGAGAATTGGTAATCTACAAGATaaagttctagatccttgatgagGACTGGCTGGTTCCTGCCTTTCTTCAACCTTTTCTCCTGCTATTCTATCTTCCTCACTCCCTTTGCTGGCTCACTCTTCCTTATATTCTGAAAGCCTGAGCTCATCTAACACCTTCTCCTGGAAGCCCTCCCTGACACCTCCTCTATCCTCTGGCTGTGGCAGGTCCCCTTCTTCATGTTACCCTGAGCCTGTGCATCCCTCAATTACCACATCAGCCTCGTGATATTATAATTATCCTCTGACTGTCTCCCACGGAAGACAGTTTCTTGGGGGACAAGGGGtgtgatttattcatttttgtatcccaGCATCTGACAAAGAATAGGCACTCAGATGTTTGAATGAATCAATTAAAAGGTGATGCCTATATATAGTTACTTTAGTAAATGACAATTACATAGTATTTTGTCAGCTGCCTACATTaggattattttgaattattttaactgaagcaacaaacacaaaaatgaggCATTTTATAATTGAGGCATGCTCAGTGagcttcagaaataaaattactctGGACTCCATAGCTCCATGATGCCCGATCTGCAAAGATCAACACTACACCATGTACCTGTAACTCCCTTACACATGACCACTGGTCCAACAGAATTAGCATGCTGTTGACAGAGTGGACAAAGGCCTATTCTTCCTCCTTTTAGTGAAGGACCCAAGAAATACTATAATTCTAAATGCAAACACTCCCTGAAACCTTGACTACTCCTCCACAGCTGAGTTGGTGTGCCCATCCACCTTCATCACCATGGAAACCATCCTGATAAGGAAGGGCTTTCACCTCAGCCAGGAGAACATGACCTTTGAACCCATATGTGATGATTTTAGGTTGGCAGGTACAGAGAGAATAGTCTTTATTAAACCACTCCTGAAACTATTAATTAAAAGGTGATCTACTGAGCTAGAGTGTAAAATATGCAGAAGAAAATTTGACTAATGGAAAGGCTTTTACCTGATTCAATTTTGTTAAGTATTTTTCTTGCACACTGTACAAAAGCCTCTTCTACATTCTCCCCTGTTAGTGCACTTGTTTCCAAAAACATCAGCTCTAAAATGGACATCAAACAAAATAAAGTCATATTTAGAAGATGATAATTTTCACTTACTAAAAGTCTGTGCAGCATTCTCTTAGAAAAGcagacaaaatataatttataaccTCAAACCATATATTTCTGTCAATATAAAACCAATATATGTcgttatgtgttttttaaatgttagaagAATTTCAGCACCGGACTGAAAAGTCACTGGAATCTTGTGCTAGCCCTTCACCTGGTGAAAGGCCTGAGCAAGCCACCAGGCTTCCCCAGCTGAGTGACCAGCCATCAGGAAGGAGCTGGCTCGCCAAAATGGCCCTGCCACTGATTTCAGGCAAAGTTGCAATGTCCTCCTTCAAACAATCTGAGTGTCACCACAAATATGACCTACAAGTGTTTACACTTTTTAGGGGACTATACTGCAGTTTGTCATACAGCCCATGAAGAGAGAGTACAGGAATCAGTATTCTTTCTGCCCACTAGAGTGGCTGTTCATCTCAGCAGAAAGGCCTGTTCTGCTTGCTCTCTCAGCAAACCACAGCCTCGCTAGCCTCTTGTATCCTCACTTGTAAAAATGAGTTTAGATGACATCTAAAttccttttcatctttgttaACATTCCAAACTTCTGATTtctaaacagttttttaaaaactgtcatgATGGCGTATGgatttctctgtttattttcttagcAAGAAACTAGTAAAGTTACAATATAATTTGGAATCTTAGAGTCCAATCAAATATTGATATTAGCATATTATAGTCTTTGgttctaaaaattaaagttatttaaaatgtctgaatttttaaaaaatcattctctTATCCATTAATAAAGCAACCATTAATTTTATGTGGCATTTTCACGTATTCtacatggaaattcaaaaaaGTTTCAAAGTCACCTATAACCAAATGACTTAAGTTTAGCAAATGAAGCCAATAAGCCAAGTATTTCTTCTGCTTCCCTTTCTATTTGGGCTAATACTTCACCAAATTTCCttcaaaagacattaaaaaataatgacatcaTTTGGTTAGAGTCTTTAAAGATTATTGTTATAAATTTCACTTTAGCCCAAGATCTCTAATATTCAAAGACCTTCGACTGGAAAGTCATTACATAATGTTACTACATTTGCTTTTATCATTATAGTAACTTCTGCAGGCAGAATGCAATACACTAACAATATGCTAAACAGGTCTAATTTATAGTAAAAACAATTGGAAATTCCACATTTCCTAAATCTAGTTTGATCTCGAAATTccaatatatgttttaaattcaaagaaatgCTTTTATCCTCAAATATGCCATTTGAAAAATAGTAAGAAGTAAAAGGTCACTTGCCATTTTCTTGAGCAAATCTGGAGGCTTCTAAGAAGGTAACTTCACGATCTGCATCCAGGTCCTTCTTGTTTCCACAAAGGATGATCACAATGTTCTGACTCGCTAGCATTCGGGCATCTGTTAACCAATTAGTAAGCGCATTGTAGGTTTCTCGGCTGCGTAATATAAGATTGtgaaaataatacatgtattttataaaactagCAACTCTTTCCAGTCATTCTCACTACTCACACCGCTTTTCAACATTTCAGGGTAATGGCACCAACACCTTTAAGGTAACTCAGACAACGTGAATACACCAAACATATACCATATCCACAGagtttgtttcgttttgtttctGGTAAAATGAGACAGTAAGTcagatattttgtcattttttgtttgcCCAGTCATGGAGCAAAAGGAAAGAtatattccttcattcatttgacaTCTACTGAGCTCTTAGCATGTGCAAGGTATTAGACTGTGGTAGGCAAGATTTCATAGCTAACTGCTGCCACTTAATGAATCCTTGCAATGTGCCAGCACTTTGTTTTACAGAACTTTATCACACTGATTCTTTATAAGGATTCCATGACACAGACTGCCATTATTCTCCTTTTCCCTGAGAAATccaaggcccagagagattaATTACGTTGCCCTAGGTCATACAGCAGccagtggcaaagccaggacttGACCAGCTCTGTCTGGCTCCAGAACCAACTCTCAGACTTACTATTTTTGGCCCTCATGTGTCTAAGGACCGAGTTCTTCTCATGGCACTTTGCTAGCCTGACTGATGACTTCACACTTTAGCAGGCAGAGCCTTTCACTGCTGGGGCAAGTGCAGGAAGTGCTGGGCCAGAAACTGCCTGCTTCC
This region of Macaca fascicularis isolate 582-1 chromosome 1, T2T-MFA8v1.1 genomic DNA includes:
- the RAB4A gene encoding ras-related protein Rab-4A isoform X2; protein product: MSQTAMSETYVKDDSNHTIGVEFGSKIINVGGKYVKLQIWDTAGQERFRSVTRSYYRGAAGALLVYDITSRETYNALTNWLTDARMLASQNIVIILCGNKKDLDADREVTFLEASRFAQENELMFLETSALTGENVEEAFVQCARKILNKIESGELDPERMGSGIQYGDAALRQLRSPRRAQAPNAQECGC
- the RAB4A gene encoding ras-related protein Rab-4A isoform X1, whose protein sequence is MSQTAMSETYDFLFKFLVIGNAGTGKSCLLHQFIEKKFKDDSNHTIGVEFGSKIINVGGKYVKLQIWDTAGQERFRSVTRSYYRGAAGALLVYDITSRETYNALTNWLTDARMLASQNIVIILCGNKKDLDADREVTFLEASRFAQENELMFLETSALTGENVEEAFVQCARKILNKIESGELDPERMGSGIQYGDAALRQLRSPRRAQAPNAQECGC
- the RAB4A gene encoding ras-related protein Rab-4A isoform X3; translation: MISPDARMLASQNIVIILCGNKKDLDADREVTFLEASRFAQENELMFLETSALTGENVEEAFVQCARKILNKIESGELDPERMGSGIQYGDAALRQLRSPRRAQAPNAQECGC